One genomic segment of Helianthus annuus cultivar XRQ/B chromosome 14, HanXRQr2.0-SUNRISE, whole genome shotgun sequence includes these proteins:
- the LOC110904303 gene encoding aquaporin PIP2-2 — MTKDVEVAEHHGGKDYHDPPPAPLIDGEELTKWSFYRALIAEFIATLLFLYVTVLTVIGYKVQTDPKLDTDQCGGVGILGIAWAFGGMIFVLVYCTAGISGGHINPAVTFGLFLARKVSLIRALGYMVAQCLGAICGVGLVKAFQSSYYNRYGGGANELADGYNKGTGLGAEIIGTFVLVYTVFSATDPKRSARDSHVPVLAPLPIGFAVFMVHLATIPITGTGINPARSFGAAVIYNNEKAWDDQWIFWVGPFIGAAAAAFYHQFVLRAGAIKALGSFRSNA, encoded by the exons atgaCCAAAGACGTTGAAGTGGCGGAGCACCACGGCGGCAAAGACTACCATGATCCACCTCCGGCACCGTTGATCGACGGCGAAGAGCTCACCAAATGGTCTTTCTACAGAGCTCTTATTGCTGAATTCATTGCCACACTACTCTTTCTTTATGTGACCGTTTTGACAGTTATTGGCTACAAGGTCCAGACTGACCCGAAGTTGGACACTGATCAGTGTGGTGGTGTTGGTATCCTTGGTATCGCATGGGCTTTCGGTGGCATGATCTTTGTTCTTGTTTACTGCACCGCCGGTATCTCTG GAGGACACATTAACCCGGCTGTGACATTCGGGCTATTCTTGGCAAGAAAGGTGTCATTGATCAGGGCATTAGGGTACATGGTAGCACAATGTTTGGGTGCCATTTGTGGTGTGGGTTTGGTCAAAGCTTTCCAAAGCTCATACTACAATAGGTATGGCGGTGGGGCCAATGAGTTAGCTGATGGCTACAACAAAGGCACTGGACTAGGTGCCGAAATCATCGGCACCTTTGTTCTTGTGTACACTGTTTTTTCGGCTACTGATCCTAAGAGAAGCGCTCGCGACTCTCACGTCCCG GTGTTGGCACCATTGCCCATAGGGTTTGCAGTCTTCATGGTACATTTGGCAACTATTCCAATCACTGGTACCGGAATCAACCCCGCCAGAAGCTTTGGCGCCGCGGTGATTTACAACAACGAAAAGGCCTGGGATGATCAA TGGATTTTCTGGGTTGGACCCTTCATTGGCGCAGCCGCGGCAGCGTTCTACCACCAGTTTGTACTAAGAGCAGGGGCCATTAAAGCACTTGGTTCATTCAGAAGCAATGCATGA